Genomic DNA from Fimbriimonas ginsengisoli Gsoil 348:
GCTGAAGGACGAGCTTCAGAAGCAGAAGCCGGAGCCAATGGTTTCGATGTACGTGGAGACGCTCGACCCGATGTTCGACGACCTCAAGATGTCGGTCGACCGGATCGTAGGCTACTCACGGCTGATCTCGGACATGTCGGCGGGGCGCGCGCTTCGGCCAAACAAAAAAGTGGCGCCGATGGCGACGACGATTCAAACGAGCGCCGCTTACCTGGCCACCGACGCCCGGAAGCACCACGTGGCGCTACGTTTCGAGATCGACGAGGAGGCGCCGGCGACCCTCCACGACGAGCTGTACATCTTCCGGATCGTTCAGAACCTCGTAGGAAACGCGATCAAGGCGGTTAAGGAAACCGTGCCCGACGACTGGGTCGGCGGGGCGGAGGATGACGACGATCCGCCGGTATACGGCGAGGTATCGGTCCGGTACGCGTTCGAGAACGAGCAGCACCTGATCGAGGTCAGCGACACCGGTCCCGGCATGACGCGGGCGACCGCGGAGCGGATCCTCTCGGGCAACGCCCGGAGTCAATGGGATAAGGGGAGCGGCTCAGGCTGGGGAATGAAGATCGTTTTGGAGTTGGCCCAGACTCACGATGGCCGAGTGACGATCGACTCGGAGTTGGGGTCCGGCTCGACGTTCCGAGTAGCGATTCCACACTGCGGAGATTGAAAAATCGCGGTTAAGCCGGCCCCGCGTGGCATGGGCTTCCAGCCCGTGTGTCTTATGCCCTTCCTGGGCATGTGAGTCCGCCAAGGGCATCCTGCCCTTGGGACCTCGTTAGACATGAGGGGGCAAGATGCCGGTGCCACTTCCGATTTCTCCACCCCCAACCCCCTCCTCATCGCACATACATCGACGAGGAGGGGGCTCCGGAATGGAACATCGAAGTGGGTGTAACCAGTAACCTATAGGAATGCCGGACGATCTACGCCATCCTGAGCCGCCGTCGGACGATGAGATCGAGGCGCGGTTGAGACGTGCGGTGGAGCGGTCTTTTTCGGTTCCACCTGAGGAGCTG
This window encodes:
- a CDS encoding GAF domain-containing sensor histidine kinase; protein product: MTTHEQLIRAVQMATRKLASSGNFNLLMKDVLAICVEAVGASGGTIYLHDAAACRLTFQHVLPEDVADRLPVKDIPDDFGMAGAAFQNHSTVCREFPEKPESDWNSFERATGTPVRSMVATPLMMEDETPIGVVQLLNKTDGCFDETDIAVLDIVAAVATMAYMNYRLTEESTRASTLLGMGKVGHDIGNLAASLYATLSFSDMAMTGLKDELQKQKPEPMVSMYVETLDPMFDDLKMSVDRIVGYSRLISDMSAGRALRPNKKVAPMATTIQTSAAYLATDARKHHVALRFEIDEEAPATLHDELYIFRIVQNLVGNAIKAVKETVPDDWVGGAEDDDDPPVYGEVSVRYAFENEQHLIEVSDTGPGMTRATAERILSGNARSQWDKGSGSGWGMKIVLELAQTHDGRVTIDSELGSGSTFRVAIPHCGD